One region of Cuculus canorus isolate bCucCan1 chromosome 6, bCucCan1.pri, whole genome shotgun sequence genomic DNA includes:
- the OBSL1 gene encoding obscurin-like protein 1 isoform X1 produces the protein MEGLRGAPRFLAYPRAFTVQSGANAVLSCQITGDPQPSILWEKDKTPIESSGRFHVEVKGDLYSLLVSHATPQDSGLYICKARNSVGETYAAATLKVEEGDPQEEDKCSGGEAPTFLVAPLSTRVCRGGDVTFTCRVSGQPCPVLEWEKDGHKLSDVFESSHFMVGQEPKNWHFLKLFGARPQDGGVYVCRAHSGSREALAAAVLLVEPRALPDGLPNGSPADGSKLLAERQQRLQRHTTGQHVAPETWVPNGTVPARVPGAKAFTVSAGKHAKFRCYITGKPKPEIVWQKDGEPLTPGRRHLVYEDREGYFILKVLYCKPQDQGLYVCTASNTAGQTLSAVQLQVKEHRLRFQVQLLDVEVAEREDAVLECQVPLETIPTAWYLEDRELQPSHKYVMEEKGVLRRLTIRDARTDDDGIYLCQMKDKGRSIAEVSVRGVITKRLPRKLDVMEGENAVFCVETRDELEGICWSRDGLQLQESPRTVLKSFGRTHLLVLVHVTRQDAGIISFAVGESQTSSQLRVKCVKHDPPSAPVAAEMSVAESNVALLTWCPAPNTHLHPPSRYLLERREAAGGEWVQCLATDLPGRVQVLGDSVPREADYCFRVCAVNEHGRSDPIEFPGSVHLAPAARLERGLRDVQVRDGEDALFSLELSAIVNGAWFLNGARLGEEESDGRCRVQQHGMEHSLLIQGAQLADSGAQVTFVSGSVWDSATLHVQAPQVHIDPSPEAERLLEVPAGMPVLLECQVFPPGAPVRWLKDGEAVPLDDVIAVQEEGCVRRLLLRSAGPSDTGTYTCDAKDDAVSFVVTVTESPVRIISSNEEAPHAYTSGQRVELWCQLSRPAALVHWYKDGEEVEAGESLVLEQDGPRCQLVMPCARPQDAGEYVCDAGGDSVFYTVTVAETPVRIISSNEEAPHAYVAGQHVELWCQLSRPEALVHWYKDGEEVEVGENLVLEQEGPRHQLVLPCAQPQDTGEYVCDAGGDSVFYTVTVTAPQVCIAPVPEAQQLQEVLVGLPVLLECQVSPSDAPVCWMKDGEAVVPSEVLTICSEGCSRRLHIPAAVPSDSGMYICNAGDDAASFRVTVKEAPVRIIGSNEEGPHAYVAGQRVELWCQMSHSGSSVHWYKDGQEVEAGKSLLLEQEGPRCQLVLPCAQPQDSGEFICEAGDTSVAYHISVAAEPPVRILHPPQRSLELPVQAPGRLELRCELSVLDAPVRWFKDGLEVDETDNLLLLAEGAWRVLLIPRSSAEDTGEYICESKDEAVSFDVKVLEPPVRILQPCRPPPVVTVSVGETVTLSCELSRTDAPVHWAKEGVRLEAGGSLVLEEEDAHRRLLIPMARAEDSGKYICDAIDDRVTFTVQVLDPLVRILERDVLPTRRHCRAMEDLVLEVHLSHAHGEVKWYKDGEKLQDTGHVRLEEDGARRSLVVLGTTGRDAGEYLCDTGDDSVVFCVTVEVLEPPVTIVGNTGTTEHRCLVVGENLVLACELSRSDATVRWLRDGQEVQLSERVHIEACGVLRQLTIHGVQPSDSGCYICDAASDRVVTSVEVLAPPVCIVNKEEAQSPLEVLEGDSVTLVARLSPETALAQWQKDGQTLCSGGRLLVCSEGPARSLTIKQVELGDSGIFLCDAGDDEVHFTLHVKEAPVLFVNKREEREKLLVLEGGSAVLSAITSMERADVTWLGPQQAAVAGEHCEVRRDGRVHSLVLHNVAKEDAGVYTCLSPHDQMQFDVSVRELQVKFLRGLSDVRARQGERVVLWCELCKARGDVVWRKDGQALAPGPRWQMVADGRERSLVLNRVEPRDAGEYCCESNDDRTLAMLTVQVPRVVEIITELQSVTVLEGEDATFKCLVSPEDVVVTWQLNGQPVAPSELLVVARSGLCHSLTLRRCQPSNAATVTANAEGLVSTARLSVQEAQVLFVRKLQDMVAEEDEDACLDVEVSHETAEVQWLKQGILLQPDSKYQMQESGRRRTLTIHCVSPADRGTYRCESLHDRTQARLCVEPRKVSIRMPLADVETFEKETATFHLELSQPGVPGVWTRDGIRVKPSSMCRISATGCRHSLTLEGLALEDSGTVTFTADNLRCSARLLVREPPVTMVRVPQDLGVQETGVASFECELSRPSVEVKWFKDGQELRPGPNCRIYSAGRRRVLQLSRCDLADAGIYTCDTGDCQASATLHVQERRVCIVRDLQDAQVQEGDNAIFTCEVSHGDVKGEWFQDGEKIKVSSTVKIRQEGTRHFLLLCGVRPEDAGLIRFATRTAVSEASLRVEALPIRIVKPLRDKTVLARHKATLECTVSHARGRVRWLRGDTEIFAGDKYEICNLDCYRTLIIHRVGPEDEDSYTCDAFDDRSTARLLVEGS, from the exons ATGGAAGGTCTCAGGGGAGCCCCCAGGTTCCTGGCCTATCCACGTGCATTCACAGTACAAAGTGGTGCCAACGCAGTCTTGAGCTGCCAGATCACAGGTGACCCCCAGCCGAGCATCCTCTGGGAGAAAGACAAGACCCCAATCGAGTCCTCAGGCCGTTTCCATGTGGAAGTCAAGGGGGACCTGTACAGCCTGCTGGTGTCCCACGCCACTCCCCAGGACAGTGGGCTCTACATCTGCAAGGCCAGGAACAGTGTTGGTGAGACCTATGCTGCTGCCACACTCAAAGTGGAGGAGGGAGACCCCCAAGAGGAGGATAAATGCTCCGGTGGCGAGGCGCCCACCTTTCTTGTTGCCCCCTTGTCCACACGAGTGTGTCGTGGAGGGGATGTGACGTTCACTTGCAGAGTGTCCGGGCAGCCTTGCCCGGTGCTGGAATGGGAGAAGGACGGGCACAAGCTCTCTGACGTCTTTGAGAGCAGCCACTTCATGGTGGGGCAAGAGCCGAAGAACTGGCACTTCCTGAAGCTCTTTGGTGCCCGGCCCCAAGATGGAGGGGTGTACGTGTGCCGGGCACACAGTGGCTCCCGGGAGGCCCTAGCTGCTGCCGTGCTCCTGGTTGAACCCCGCGCACTGCCGGATGGGCTTCCCAATGGCTCTCCTGCTGATGGCTCTAAACTGCTGGCAGAGCGGCAGCAGCGGCTGCAGAGGCACACAACAGGACAGCATGTGGCACCAGAGACCTGGGTGCCCAACGGCACAGTGCCGGCCAGGGTGCCAGGAGCCAAGGCGTTCACCGTGAGTGCAGGGAAGCACGCCAAGTTTCGCTGCTACATCACTGGCAAGCCCAAGCCAGAGATTGTCTGGCAGAAGGATGGGGAGCCCCTCACCCCTGGCCGCAGGCACCTTGTCTATGAGGACAGGGAGGGCTACTTCATCCTCAAGGTGCTGTACTGCAAACCCCAGGACCAGGGACTGTATGTCTGCACCGCATCCAACACTGCTGGCCAGACCCTCAGCGCAGTTCAGCTCCAGGTGAAAG AGCACCGGCTGCGGTTCCAGGTGCAGCTGCTGGATGTGGAGGTGGCAGAGAGGGAGGACGCGGTGCTGGAGTGCCAGGTGCCACTGGAGACTATCCCAACGGCCTGGTACCTGGAGGACagggagctgcagcccagccacaAGTATGTGATGGAGGAGAAAGGCGTGCTGCGGCGCCTGACCATCCGCGATGCCCGTACCGATGATGATGGCATATACCTCTGCCAGATGAAGGATAAAGGACGCAGCATTGCTGAGGTCTCTGTGCGAG GGGTGATCACAAAACGACTGCCACGGAAGCTGGACGTGATGGAGGGTGAGAATGCAGTTTTCTGTGTGGAGACACGGGATGAGTTAGAGGGGATCTGCTGGAGCCGGGATGGGCTGCAGCTACAGGAGTCGCCCCGCACCGTGCTGAAGAGCTTCGGCAGGACACACCTTCTGGTGCTGGTGCACGTCACCCGCCAAGATGCAGGCATCATCTCCTTCGCTGTTGGGGAGTCACAGACGTCCTCCCAGCTCCGGGTCAAGT GTGTGAAGCATGACCCACCGAGTGCGCCTGTGGCAGCTGAGATGAGTGTGGCAGAGAGCAACGTGGCCCTGCTGACATGGTGTCCAGcgcccaacacccacctccaCCCCCCCAGCCGCTACCTGCTGGAGCGGCGGGAAGCAGCTGGGGGTGAGTGGGTGCAGTGCCTCGCCACTGACCTGCCCGGCCGTGTGCAAGTGCTGGGTGACAGCGTGCCCCGTGAGGCCGACTACTGCTTCCGCGTCTGTGCCGTCAATGAGCACGGCAGGAGTGACCCCATTGAGTTTCCCGGCTCCGTGCATCTTG ccccagcagctcgCCTGGAGAGGGGTCTGCGGGATGTGCAAGTGCGAGATGGTGAGGATGCGCTGTTCTCCCTGGAGCTGTCAGCCATAGTGAATGGTGCCTGGTTCCTCAACGGCGCCAGGCTGGGTGAGGAGGAGTCTGATGGCCGGTGCAGAGTGCAACAACATGGGATGGAGCACTCGTTGCTGATCCAGGGAGCACAGCTGGCCGACAGCGGGGCCCAAGTCACCTTCGTGTCTGGCAGTGTGTGGGACTCAGCCACACTGCATGTACAAG CCCCACAGGTCCACATCGACCCATCGCCTGAGGCTGAGCGTCTCCTTGAAGTGCCAGCAGGGatgcctgtgctgctggagtGCCAGGTGTTCCCTCCAGGTGCCCCTGTCCGCTGGCTGAAGGATGGTGAGGCCGTGCCCCTGGACGACGTCATTGCAGTGCAAGAAGAAGGCTGTGTGCGGAGGCTGCTCCTCCGCTCAGCAGGTCCCTCGGACACTGGCACATACACCTGTGATGCCAAGGATGATGCTGTGAGCTTTGTGGTCACTGTGACGG AGTCACCGGTGAGGATCATCAGCTCCAATGAGGAAGCCCCCCATGCCTACACATCTGGTCAACGCGTGGAGCTGTGGTGCCAGCTATCCCgcccagcagcactggtgcACTGGTACaaggatggggaggaggtggaggcagGCGAGAGCCTGGTGCTTGAGCAGGACGGGCCGAGGTGCCAGCTGGTGATGCCCTGTGCCCGGCCACAGGATGCAGGGGAGTATGTCTGTGATGCTGGTGGAGACTCTGTTTTCTACACTGTCACTGTGGCAG AGACACCCGTGAGGATCATCAGCTCCAATGAGGAGGCCCCCCACGCTTATGTGGCTGGTCAACACGTGGAGCTGTGGTGCCAGCTGTCCCGTCCGGAGGCCCTGGTGCACTGGTACAAGGATGGGGAGGAGGTAGAGGTGGGTGAGAATttggtgctggagcaggaggggcCACGGCACCAGCTGGTGCTGCCATGTGCCCAGCCACAGGACACAGGGGAGTACGTCTGCGACGCTGGCGGGGACTCTGTCTTCTACACTGTCACTGTGACAG CCCCACAGGTCTGCATTGCCCCAGTGCCTGAggcacagcagctccaggaggTGCTGGTAGGGttgcctgtgctgctggagtGCCAGGTGTCCCCTTCGGATGCTCCTGTCTGCTGGATGAAGGATGGCGAGGCCGTGGTCCCATCTGAGGTCCTCACCATCTGCTCAGAGGGATGCTCCCGAAGGCTGCACATCCCTGCAGCCGTGCCATCCGACTCAGGGATGTACATCTGCAATGCTGGGGACGATGCTGCCAGCTTCAGGGTGACCGTGAAGG AGGCACCAGTGAGGATCATCGGCTCCAATGAGGAGGGCCCGCATGCCTACGTAGCTGGGCAGCGAGTGGAGCTGTGGTGCCAGATGTCCCACTCAGGATCTTCAGTGCACTGGTACAAAGATGGGCAGGAGGTGGAGGCAGGGAAGAgcctgctgctggagcaggaggggcCGAGGTGCCAACTGGTGCTGCCCTGTGCACAGCCACAGGACTCAGGGGAGTTCATCTGTGAAGCTGGGGACACGTCTGTCGCTTACCACATCTCTGTGGCAG CAGAACCACCAGTGAGGATCCTGCACCCTCCGCAGCGCTCACTGGAGCTGCCTGTGCAGGCACCGGGGCGCTTGGAGCTACGGTGTGAGCTCTCCGTGCTGGATGCTCCTGTGAGGTGGTTCAAGGATGGGCTGGAGGTTGATGAGACTGacaacctgctgctgctggcagagggggCCTGGCGTGTCCTCCTCATCCCCAGGAGCAGTGCAGAGGACACGGGCGAGTACATCTGCGAGAGCAAAGATGAGGCCGTCTCCTTTGACGTCAAGGTGTTAG AGCCACCGGTGAGgatcctgcagccctgcagaccTCCTCCTGTTGTGACAGTGTCTGTGGGGGAGACGGTGACGCTGAGCTGTGAGCTGTCCCGCACAGATGCACCTGTGCATTGGGCCAAGGAGGGTGTCAGGCTGGAGGCTGGGGGCAGCCTggtcctggaggaggaggatgcccACCGCCGCCTGCTCATCCCCATGGCCCGAGCTGAGGACTCCGGAAAATACATCTGTGATGCCATCGATGACAGGGTTACTTTTACCGTCCAGGTGTTGG ACCCACTGGTCAGGATCCTGGAGAGGGATGTCCTGCCGACCCGCCGGCACTGCCGGGCCATGGAGGATCTGGTGCTGGAGGTGCACCTCTCACACGCCCATGGGGAGGTGAAGTGGTACAAGGATGGGGAGAAGTTGCAGGACACAGGGCATGTGCGGTTGGAGGAGGATGGGGCACGTCGCTCCCTCGTCGTCCTGGGcaccacaggcagggatgctggggaatATCTCTGTGACACTGGTGATGACAGCGTTGTCTTCTGCGTCACCGTGGAAG TCCTAGAGCCACCGGTGACCATTGTGGGCAACACAGGCACCACGGAGCATCGCTGCCTGGTGGTCGGGGAGAACCTAGTGCTGGCTTGTGAGCTCTCCCGGTCCGATGCCACTGTGCGCTGGCTCCGGGATGGCCAGGAGGTGCAGCTGAGTGAGCGGGTGCACATAGAGGCCTGTGGGGTGCTGCGACAGCTCACCATCCATGGGGTGCAGCCCAGCGACTCAGGGTGCTACATCTGCGATGCCGCCAGCGACCGTGTGGTGACAAGCGTTGAGGTGTTGG ccccacctGTGTGCATTGTGAACAAGGAAGAGGCGCAGAGCCCAttggaggtgctggagggggaCAGTGTGACACTGGTGGCCCGCCTGTCCCCGGAGACAGCATTGGCACAGTGGCAGAAGGATGGACAGACACTGTGCTCAGGTGGGCGGCTGCTGGTGTGCAGCGAGGGCCCCGCACGCAGCCTCACCATCAAGCAAGTGGAGCTGGGTGACAGCGGCATCTTCCTCTGTGATGCTGGTGATGATGAGGTGCATTTCACGCTGCATGTGAAAG AGGCACCGGTGCTGTTTGTGAACAAGCGGGAAGAGCGAGAAAAGCTGTTGGTGCTGGAGGGCGGCAGCGCTGTGCTCTCCGCTATAACCTCCATGGAGCGAGCTGATGTCACCTGGCTGGGCCCACAGCAGGCGGCAGTGGCCGGTGAGCACTGTGAGGTCCGGCGGGATGGCCGTGTGCACAGCCTTGTCCTCCACAATGTGGCCAAGGAGGACGCTGGTGTCTACACCTGCCTTTCCCCTCACGACCAGATGCAGTTTGACGTGAGCGTCCGAG agctgcaggtgaAGTTCCTGCGTGGGCTGTCAGATGTGCGTGCCCGTCAGGGCGAGCGGGTGGTGCTCTGGTGTGAGCTCTGCAAGGCGCGGGGCGACGTGGTGTGGCGGAAGGACGGGCAGGCGCTGGCACCTGGCCCCCGCTGGCAGATGGTGGCGGACGGGAGAGAACGCTCACTGGTGCTGAACCGCGTGGAGCCCAGGGATGCCGGCGAGTACTGCTGCGAGTCCAACGATGACCGGACGCTGGCAATGCTGACAGTGCAGG TCCCCAGGGTGGTGGAGATAatcacagagctgcagagcgTGACGGTGCTGGAGGGGGAGGATGCCACATTCAAGTGCCTGGTATCCCCTGAGGACGTGGTTGTGACCTGGCAGCTGAACGGCCAGCCCGTGGCCCCCAgtgagctgctggtggtggcGAGGAGTGGGCTGTGCCACAGCCTCACCCTTCGGCGGTGTCAGCCAAGCAATGCGGCCACCGTGACTGCCAATGCTGAGGGACTGGTGAGCACAGCCCGTCTGAGTGTGCAAG AGGCGCAGGTGCTGTTTGTGCGGAAGCTGCAGGATATGGTggcagaggaggatgaggaCGCATGCCTGGACGTGGAGGTGAGCCACGAGACTGCCGAGGTGCAGTGGCTGAAGCAGGGCATCCTCCTCCAGCCAGACAGCAAGTACCAGATGCAGGAGTCGGGACGCCGGCGCACCCTCACCATCCACTGTGTCAGCCCCGCCGACCGTGGCACCTACCGCTGCGAGAGTCTGCATGACCGCACGCAGGCCAGGCTCTGCGTGGAGC CCCGGAAAGTGTCAATACGGATGCCACTGGCAGATGTGGAGACCTTTGAGAAGGAGACAGCCACCTTCCACCTGGAGCTGTCTCAGCCTGGCGTGCCTGGGGTCTGGACACGGGACGGCATTCGGGTGAAGCCTAGCAGCATGTGCCGGATCAGTGCCACAGGCTGCAGACACAGCCTAACGCTGGAGGGGCTGGCATTGGAGGACTCAGGAACTGTCACCTTCACCGCTGACAACCTGCGCTGCAGTGCCCGCCTGCTTGTGCGGG AGCCTCCTGTCACAATGGTGAGGGTCCCACAGGACCTCGGGGTCCAGGAGACAGGCGTTGCCAGCTTTGAGTGTGAGCTGTCTCGCCCCAGCGTGGAGGTGAAGTGGTTCAAG GATGGGCAGGAGCTACGGCCAGGACCCAACTGCCGCATCTACTCAGCGGGCCGGCGTCGTGTCCTGCAGCTGAGCCGCTGCGACCTGGCTGACGCTGGCATCTACACCTGCGACACGGGCGACTGCCAGGCCTCTGCCACGCTGCATGTCCAGG AGCGACGGGTCTGCATCGTGCGTGATCTGCAGGATGCCCAGGTGCAGGAGGGCGACAACGCCATCTTCACCTGCGAGGTGTCACATGGGGATGTGAAGGGCGAGTGGTTCCAGGATGGAGAAAAAATCAAGGTTTCCAGCACGGTGAAGATACGTCAAGAag GGACTCGGcatttcctgctgctctgtggcGTGCGCCCTGAGGACGCAGGACTCATCCGCTTTGCTACCAGAACGGCTGTCTCGGAGGCCAGCTTGCGAGTGGAAG CACTGCCGATTCGGATTGTGAAGCCACTGCGGGACAAGACAGTACTGGCACGACACAAGGCAACGCTGGAATGCACTGTATCTCATGCCCGGGGCCGGGTGCGCTGGCTCCGTGGGGACACCGAGATTTTCGCTGGTGACAAGTACGAGATCTGCAACCTGGACTGCTACCGCACGCTCATCATCCACCGCGTAGGCCCTGAAGATGAGGATTCATACACCTGTGATGCCTTTGATGACCGTTCCACTGCCCGGCTCCTTGtggagg